In one Lolium rigidum isolate FL_2022 chromosome 3, APGP_CSIRO_Lrig_0.1, whole genome shotgun sequence genomic region, the following are encoded:
- the LOC124699097 gene encoding pentatricopeptide repeat-containing protein At3g24000, mitochondrial-like has translation MPDRTPSSWYTAVSGCARCGRDSTAFNLLQGMREREVPLSGFALASLVTACERWGEDACGAAIHALTHKAGLMVNVYIGTALLHLYGSHKRALDARRLFWEMPERNVVSWTALMVALSSNGYLEEALGAYRRMRKEGVTCNANSFATVVSLCGSLKNEVAGLQVFSQVLVSGLQRHVSVANSLITMLGNIGRVQDAEKLFYRMGERDTISWNAMVSMYSHEGLCSRCFLVFSDMRRGGLLRHDATTLCSLICVCASSDNVSTGSGVHSLCLRSGLHSHIPVTNALVNMYSAAGKLVDAEVLFWSMGRRDLISWNTMISSYVQNGNNMDALKTVGLLLQTSEAPDRMTFSSALGACSGPEALMDGRMVHAMILQLSLQSNLLVGNSLLTMYGKCNSIQDAERVFQSMPTHDVVSCNVLIGSYAALADCTKGMQVFTWMRSGEIKPNYITIVNIQGSFTSSNELRNYGLPLHAYTIHAGFVADDFVSNSLITMYASCGDLDSSTNVFHTIMNKSVVSWNAMIAANVQHGHGEEALKLFLDMRHAGNSLDHVCLAECLSSSASLASLEEGMQLHGLGVKCGLDIDSHVVNAAMDMYGKCGKMDEMLKMLPDPAVRPQQCWNTLISGYARYGYFKEAEDTFKHMVSMGRKPDYVTFVTLLSACSHAGLVDKSIDYYNSMSSVFGVSPGIKHCVCIVDVLGRLGRFTEAEKFIEDMPVLPNDLIWRSLLSSSRTHKNLDIGRKAAKKLLELDPFDDSAYVLLSNLYATSARWSDVDRLRSHMKNINLNKRPACSWLKQKKEVSTFGIGDRSHKHTEEIYAKLDEISLKLRDVGYVADTSSALHDTDEEQKEQNLWNHSEKLALAYGLITVPEGCTVRIFKNLRVCADCHLVFKLVSMVFDREIVLRDPYRFHHFKGGSCSCSDFW, from the coding sequence ATGCCCGACCGGACCCCGTCCTCCTGGTACACCGCCGTCTCCGGCTGCGCCCGGTGCGGCCGCGACTCCACGGCGTTCAACCTTCTGCAGGGCATGCGGGAGCGCGAGGTCCCGCTCAGCGGGTTCGCGCTCGCCAGCCTCGTCACCGCCTGCGAGCGCTGGGGGGAGGACGCGTGCGGGGCCGCCATCCACGCGCTCACCCACAAGGCCGGGCTCATGGTCAACGTCTACATCGGGACGGCGCTCCTTCACCTGTACGGCTCCCACAAGCGTGCGTTGGACGCGCGCAGGTTGTTCTGGGAGATGCCTGAGCGCAACGTCGTGTCGTGGACGGCCTTGATGGTGGCCTTGTCGTCGAACGGGTACCTGGAAGAGGCGCTGGGAGCTTATCGCCGGATGCGGAAGGAAGGTGTCACGTGCAACGCGAATTCGTTCGCCACGGTGGTCAGCTTGTGCGGGTCGCTCAAGAATGAGGTGGCTGGGCTTCAGGTATTTTCCCAGGTCCTAGTTTCTGGCCTACAACGACATGTCTCCGTGGCAAATTCACTGATTACCATGCTCGGTAACATCGGAAGGGTGCAAGACGCTGAGAAGCTCTTTTATCGAATGGGGGAACGTGACACTATATCATGGAACGCTATGGTATCCATGTACTCACATGAAGGACTGTGCAGCAGATGCTTTCTGGTATTCTCAGATATGCGTCGTGGTGGATTGCTAAGGCATGATGCAACTACTTTATGCAGCCTGATATGTGTCTGCGCCTCGTCAGATAATGTCAGCACtggaagtggagttcattccctgtGTCTCAGAAGTGGTCTGCATTCTCATATTCCTGTGACTAATGCCCTTGTAAATATGTATTCCGCTGCTGGGAAGTTGGTTGATGCTGAGGTCCTGTTCTGGAGCATGGGCAGAAGGGATCTAATATCGTGGAACACTATGATTTCGTCCTATGTCCAGAACGGCAATAACATGGATGCATTGAAGACAGTAGGTCTGTTACTTCAGACTAGCGAAGCTCCTGATCGCATGACATTTTCCAGTGCTTTAGGAGCATGTTCAGGTCCAGAAGCCTTGATGGATGGTAGAATGGTTCATGCCATGATATTGCAGTTAAGTCTTCAAAGCAATCTACTGGTTGGTAATTCTCTCCTCACGATGTATGGTAAATGCAATTCCATCCAAGATGCTGAGAGAGTGTTTCAGTCGATGCCAACTCATGATGTCGTTAGTTGCAATGTACTTATTGGGAGCTATGCGGCGCTTGCAGATTGTACTAAGGGAATGCAAGTATTTACCTGGATGAGAAGTGGGGAAATAAAGCCGAATTACATAACAATAGTAAATATCCAGGGTTCTTTCACATCTTCAAATGAGTTGCGTAACTATGGACTTCCGCTGCACGCATATACAATCCATGCTGGATTCGTAGCAGATGACTTTGTTAGCAACTCTCTGATCACAATGTATGCAAGCTGCGGTGACTTGGATTCTAGCACTAATGTATTTCATACAATCATGAACAAAAGTGTCGTTTCCTGGAATGCTATGATTGCCGCGAATGTTCAACATGGCCATGGGGAGGAAGCCCTAAAGCTTTTCCTCGATATGCGGCATGCTGGAAACAGTCTTGATCATGTTTGTTTGGCTGAATGTTTGTCATCCAGTGCAAGCCTGGCATCACTAGAAGAAGGCATGCAGCTACATGGACTTGGTGTGAAATGTGGGCTGGATATTGACAGTCATGTGGTTAATGCTGCAATGGATATGTACGGGAAATGTGGAAAGATGGATGAAATGTTGAAAATGCTTCCTGATCCTGCCGTTCGACCACAACAATGCTGGAACACATTGATATCAGGTTATGCAAGATATGGATATTTCAAGGAAGCTGAGGACACATTTAAGCATATGGTGTCGATGGGGCGAAAGCCAGATTACGTAACATTTGTCACCCTTCTCTCAGCTTGTAGTCATGCTGGTCTAGTGGACAAGAGTATTGATTACTATAACTCGATGTCTTCTGTATTTGGTGTTTCCCCTGGAATAAAGCATTGTGTTTGCATCGTTGATGTCCTTGGACGTTTAGGGAGATTTACCGAGGCAGAGAAATTCATCGAGGACATGCCAGTCTTACCAAATGATCTAATTTGGCGTAGTTTGTTGTCTTCTAGTAGAACTCACAAAAATCTGGATATTGGGAGGAAAGCCGCCAAGAAACTCCTTGAGTTGGATCCTTTTGACGACTCGGCTTATGTTCTTCTGTCGAACTtatatgctacaagtgcaagatgGTCTGATGTTGACAGACTAAGAAGTCACATGAAAAACATCAATTTGAATAAAAGACCTGCTTGCAGTTGGCTTAAGCAAAAGAAAGAAGTAAGCACCTTTGGTATAGGTGACCGGAGTCATAAGCACACAGAAGAAATCTATGCGAAGTTAGATGAGATCTCTCTGAAGCTCAGGGATGTAGGTTATGTTGCTGATACCTCATCAGCATTGCATGATACAGATGAGGAGCAAAAGGAGCAGAACCTTTGGAATCACAGCGAGaagcttgcattggcctatggccTTATCACTGTTCCGGAAGGTTGTACAGTAAGGATATTTAAGAATCTCAGGGTTTGTGCAGACTGCCATTTGGTATTTAAGCTTGTTAGCATGGTTTTTGACAGGGAAATTGTGCTGAGAGATCCTTATAGGTTCCACCATTTCAAAGGCGGATCATGCTCCTGTTCAGATTTTTGGTGA
- the LOC124699098 gene encoding probable glycerol-3-phosphate acyltransferase 3, producing the protein MAKKQKLSQRLFSALLSFLLHGRSTRPPAVSSRTTAAAVTASPPHPSTLHNHHSSSCPPMEDKLAVPRTLILDVDTGLLLPSSSLFPYFMLVALEAGGYLRGMVLLLLYPIIFCMGGDSDAAVRVMAMVAFCGLRASRFRAGCAVLPKWFMEDVAAEGFETMRMSGAAGRRRVCVTRQLPRVMVEGFLSEYLGAEAVVGREMKVICGFYTGLMVEEDEVVLEEKKKKIMDECGDAVGFCGSPEFLRHPLSRCCKDIYLVTREDRATWQALPRSKYPKAVVFHDGRLAFLPTAGSTLAMFMWLPFGISLGAARLVVALTVPYRYSTPILAATGMSWRLKDGGERPPLQGADGDERGRRRGQMFVCNHRTLIDPVYVSVALDRQVRAVSYSLSRLSELISPIGRTVRLTRDRDADGRAMARLLERGDLVVVCPEGTTCREPYLLRFSPLFAELSDDVVPVGIAVETAMFYPTTAGGLKCLDSLYYIVNPRMCYTVQFLERVSTAAVREGKMPSADMANLVQKKMGDALGYSCTMLSRKDKYRMLAGNDGKCSSAPASRNHSS; encoded by the exons ATGGCCAAGAAGCAGAAACTCTCGCAGAGGCTCTTCTCCGCCctgctctccttcctcctccacggGAGGAGCACTAGGCCTCCGGCCGTCTCCAGCCGGACAACTGCCGCCGCCGTGACCGCATCGCCACCGCACCCGTCCACGCTGCACAACCACCATAGTTCCTCCTGTCCTCCAATGGAAGACAAGCTCGCCGTCCCGCGAACTCTGATCCTCGACGTGGACACCGGGCTCCTGCTCCCGTCGTCATCCCTCTTCCCCTACTTCATGCTCGTGGCGCTGGAGGCCGGAGGGTACTTACGAGGCatggtgctcctcctcctctaccctaTCATCTTCTGCATGGGCGGCGACAGCGACGCGGCAGTGAGAGTGATGGCCATGGTGGCCTTCTGCGGGCTGCGCGCGAGCCGCTTCCGCGCCGGCTGTGCCGTGCTGCCCAAGTGGTTCATGGAGGACGTGGCCGCAGAAGGGTTCGAGACGATGAGGATGAGCGGTGCCGCCGGCAGGAGGAGGgtgtgcgtgacgaggcagttgccgAGGGTGATGGTGGAGGGGTTCCTGTCGGAGTACCTCGGGGCGGAGGCGGTCGTCGGGAGGGAGATGAAGGTGATCTGTGGGTTctacaccggtctcatggtggaaGAAGACGAGGTGGtgttggaggagaagaagaagaagatcatggACGAGTGTGGTGATGCCGTGGGATTCTGTGGCTCGCCGGAGTTTCTCCGCCATCCTCTCTCACGCTGTTGCAAG GATATCTACCTCGTGACAAGGGAGGACAGGGCCACCTGGCAGGCGCTGCCGAGGAGCAAGTACCCCAAGGCCGTGGTGTTCCACGACGGCCGCCTCGCGTTCCTGCCAACCGCCGGCAGCACGCTCGCCATGTTCATGTGGCTGCCCTTCGGCATCTCCCTCGGCGCCGCCCGCCTGGTGGTCGCGCTCACCGTCCCATACCGGTACTCCACGCCGATCCTGGCGGCCACCGGCATGTCCTGGCGGCTCAAAGACGGCGGCGAGCGGCCGCCGCTGCAGGGCGCAGACGGCGACGAGCGAGGGCGCCGGCGCGGGCAGATGTTCGTGTGCAACCACCGCACGCTCATCGACCCGGTCTACGTGTCGGTGGCGCTGGACCGGCAGGTGCGCGCCGTGTCGTACAGCCTCAGCCGCCTCTCGGAGCTCATCTCGCCGATCGGCCGCACGGTGCGGCTAACACGAGACCGCGACGCCGACGGTCGCGCCATGGCCCGCCTCCTGGAACGGGGCGACCTCGTCGTCGTCTGCCCCGAGGGCACTACCTGCCGTGAGCCGTACCTGCTCCGGTTCAGCCCGTTGTTCGCGGAGCTCAGCGACGACGTTGTACCCGTGGGCATCGCCGTCGAGACGGCAATGTTCTACCCGACCACGGCCGGCGGGCTTAAGTGCCTCGACTCGCTCTACTACATTGTCAACCCGAGGATGTGCTACACGGTGCAGTTCCTGGAGCGGGTGAGCACGGCGGCGGTAAGGGAGGGGAAGATGCCCAGCGCCGACATGGCCAACCTCGTGCAGAAGAAGATGGGGGACGCACTCGGGTACAGCTGCACCATGCTCTCCAGGAAGGACAAGTACCGCATGCTCGCCGGTAACGACGGCAAATGCTCGTCTGCTCCTGCTTCGAGGAACCACAGCTCATGA
- the LOC124703120 gene encoding putative disease resistance RPP13-like protein 1 translates to MLEPMTALGIAMKAVGWIASPIICDLFKKCSTYLSFDASEKLQQLGPKVLLLERVIEAFEQIPDKPRLERLFQDLKSAFYEAEDILDDVEYHCLEKKIQDCTLKSDSGALRHKRCWVKKLLPMGSPLKNKETGMQKKQLKDSLERIENIINNAYKFVENLNLSTISNFNEAQADLANSRGVVTTSSPPTVVIGRDKDCDKIIEMLHEKEGEVQTNTNSRLCYSTIGIHGIGGSGKSTLAQLVCAREKKDMQEKRGGHFDLVMWVHVSQSFSVGDIFKEIFEAATGNQCPQLNNLNTLQVKVEEELHGKRFLLVLDDVWCSIKEERKRLELRQILFPMKAGEEGSKILVTSRTKDALLVLGATEPRCIPICDLDDNLFLNLLMNYALEGAIIDDHVRRRLEAIGADIAKKLKRSPLAARIVGGRLRRRPNAEFWTTVKNGKLVNETMGALWWSYLHLDQQARRCFSYCSIFPRRHPMYRTELVNLWVAEGFVRSTNEGEDIEDVCREYFDELVSTSFLQPGGGDLGRGDYYLVHDLLHDLAEMVAGSDCFRIENGCRESGFFREGKRKSWTGDVPRDVRHLFVQNYDGELITDKILELENLRTLIIYAIDHGTSVEEKIIECIFKRLPRLRVLAIALSKKFGSLIAEPAIFSAPESISQLKHLRYLAFRTGILCRIILPSTLTKLYHIQLLDFGQCQKLEFPSADLINLRHIFCLAGVKFCNVGRLISLQTLRDFIVTKEQGYEIKQLRDLNKLRGKLWIHGLGNVKSKDEALEANLAAKEWLTELTLCFDDGYAPCSPEVEAEILEALCPPMGLERLEIWYYNGLGCPNWIAGKHNGGPENLQELEFSGWSQLGPAPELGAFPHLRLLTIWECEWSTLPDNIEQLTSLKRLVICQCLNIRCLPTLPQSINEFKLIDCNKEFMESCRTKGDPNWQKIEHIPLKKWHV, encoded by the exons ATGCTGGAGCCAATGACTGCGTTGGGAATAGCCATGAAAGCCGTCGGGTGGATCGCATCGCCCATCATCTGTGACCTTTTCAAGAAATGCTCCACCTACCTCAGCTTTGATGCATCGGAGAAGCTGCAGCAGCTTGGGCCAAAAGTCTTGCTTCTTGAGCGGGTGATCGAAGCATTTGAGCAGATCCCTGACAAGCCTCGCTTGGAGCGGCTGTTCCAGGATCTCAAGTCTGCTTTCTATGAAGCCGAAGACATCTTGGATGACGTCGAGTATCACTGTCTCGAGAAGAAGATCCAAGATTGCACATTGAAGTCAGACAGCGGCGCGCTTCGACATAAGAGGTGTTGGGTGAAGAAACTCCTCCCCATGGGGTCCCCCCTGAAAAATAAG gAGACTGGTATGCAAAAAAAACAGTTAAAGGATAGCCTAGAGAGGATAGAAAACATTATAAACAATGCGTACAAGTTTGTTGAAAATCTGAACTTGTCCACCATTAGTAATTTCAATGAAGCGCAAGCTGATTTGGCCAATTCAAGAGGTGTAGTCACTACTTCGTCTCCTCCTACAGTAGTAATCGGGCGTGATAAAGATTGTGACAAGATAATAGAAATGCTTCATGAGAAGGAAGGTGAGGTTCAAACAAACACTAATAGTCGTCTATGTTATTCCACAATTGGCATTCATGGCATCGGCGGTTCTGGGAAATCAACCCTTGCACAGTTAGTTTGTGCCCGTGAGAAGAAGGACATGCAAGAGAAAAGGGGCGGCCATTTTGACCTTGTTATGTGGGTTCATGTTTCTCAAAGTTTTAGTGTGGGTGACATTTTCAAGGAAATATTTGAGGCGGCTACAGGGAATCAGTGCCCACAACTCAATAATCTCAACACCCTACAAGTTAAGGTAGAGGAGGAACTGCATGGAAAACGATTCCTCCTGGTACTCGATGATGTCTGGtgcagtattaaagaagagagaaagCGTCTGGAATTACGACAAATACTTTTTCCCATGAAGGCTGGGGAGGAAGGAAGCAAGATCCTGGTGACTAGCCGAACTAAAGATGCATTACTAGTTCTAGGTGCTACAGAACCGAGATGCATACCCATATGTGACCTGGATGACAATCTCTTCCTTAATTTGTTAATGAATTATGCACTTGAAGGCGCAATTATAGATGATCATGTCCGAAGGAGACTCGAAGCAATTGGGGCTGACATTGCTAAAAAACTGAAGCGGTCACCTCTAGCCGCCAGAATAGTGGGAGGACGGCTTAGGAGGAGACCAAATGCTGAGTTTTGGACAACAGTTAAAAATGGGAAGCTTGTCAATGAGACCATGGGAGCTTTGTGGTGGAGCTATCTGCATCTTGATCAGCAGGCTAGGcgatgtttttcttattgcagtaTTTTTCCCAGAAGACATCCCATGTACCGTACTGAGTTAGTTAACCTGTGGGTGGCAGAAGGGTTTGTAAGAAGTACTAATGAAGGGGAGGACATAGAAGACGTTTGTCGTGAATACTTTGATGAACTAGTGTCAACCTCTTTTCTGCAACCAGGAGGCGGGGACTTGGGTCGTGGTGACTACTATTTAGTTCATGATTTGCTGCATGATTTAGCAGAGATGGTCGCTGGAAGTGATTGCTTTAGAATCGAGAATGGCTGCAGAGAAAGTGGCTTCTTCAGAGAGGGTAAAAGAAAAAGCTGGACAGGAGATGTTCCTAGAGATGTTCGCCATCTTTTTGTACAGAACTATGATGGGGAACTGATTACTGATAAGATCCTTGAACTGGAAAATTTACGCACACTCATCATTTATGCTATTGACCACGGTACATCAGTTGAGGAAAAGATCATTGAGTGTATATTCAAGAGGCTGCCAAGATTGCGGGTGCTGGCCATAGCTTTGAGTAAGAAGTTTGGTTCGTTAATTGCGGAACCCGCTATCTTCTCGGCTCCGGAATCTATTAGTCAGCTAAAGCATCTGCGCTATCTTGCTTTCCGGACAGGCATCTTATGCAGGATAATTTTACCAAGCACGCTTACTAAACTCTACCATATCCAGCTGCTAGATTTTGGTCAGTGTCAAAAATTGGAATTTCCCTCTGCTGACCTTATCAACTTGCGGCACATATTCTGCTTGGCAGGCGTGAAATTTTGTAACGTAGGCAGGCTGATCTCACTCCAAACATTACGGGACTTCATAGTAACGAAAGAACAAGGGTATGAGATAAAGCAACTGAGAGACCTAAACAAGCTTCGCGGCAAGCTGTGGATCCATGGTCTTGGAAATGTCAAAAGCAAGGACGAAGCTCTTGAAGCCAACCTAGCTGCTAAGGAATGGCTCACGGAACTAACACTGTGCTTTGATGATGGTTACGCACCGTGCAGTCCAGAAGTTGAAGCAGAGATACTTGAGGCCCTGTGCCCTCCCATGGGGCTTGAAAGACTAGAAATCTGGTACTACAATGGTTTGGGTTGCCCAAACTGGATTGCGGGAAAGCACAACGGTGGCCCAGAGAACCTGCAAGAACTTGAGTTCTCCGGATGGAGCCAACTGGGACCTGCGCCTGAACTTGGAGCTTTCCCTCATCTCCGTTTGCTCACGATTTGGGAGTGTGAATGGAGCACCTTACCAGACAATATTGAGCAGCTCACATCGCTCAAGAGA